GGTGCTAGAGCAGATATAGCGGAAATATGAACTTGCAAAGAATTGGGTAATTTTTTGCCAATGACGCTATGGTGACAAGCTTGCGCGATCGCCTCTTGGTTGCTTAAACTAAACAGCATTGTATCTGCTAACAAACCAGCTTGCTTATAGCTACCAAATAACCCTTTAAAGTCTGCTTGAACGGTTGGCGTAAACTGAGATAATTTAGGGCGATCGCCAAATTGAGTCAATGCCAAATAGACTAGTAGATCTACCCGTCGGCGATCGCTAATTTCGTCCCATTCAGAAGGTTCCGTTACCTGTAAAATTACTTGAAAGGCGCGGCGTAAACTGCCAAATTCGGCTTTGATTTCAGCCTCTTGGGGTAATTCACCATTTTGTGGCAATCTCCCCCGTTCTGTGACAAAATTCATTAAGGGCGTGAGAAGTTGCTCGTAGTCAGCAAACTGTTTGAGAGGAACTCGCACCCTGGGGGTAGTAGTTCGAGAACGGAAGCGGGAAGCGCGGAAAGTTTCGGCGGTGGTTTCGGCTCTAAATACGAAATAAACGCCCAAACCTGCCGGAATACAATGTACTAGTAATACTTGGTCTATATAATTCTTTAATTCTTCCTGTTCGTAGTATTTTTGAAAGGTATTGCGGCTAGTAATAATCCCGTCTCCATAAGCCATTACCCCGCGACGAGAATCGCTAATCAAAACTTGCGCTGAAACTACCAGCACCTTTTGGGTTAGTTCCCAAGCCTTAATTAAGGCTTCTCGGCGCTCATTTTGGTCTTCAATTACGTTAATTACATAGCCAATATTAACTATATCGGCGGCAATACGGGGTGTATCTGGAGAATAATAAGGGTCCCAACCGTTACTGACATAACCTAGGTCAGCAATGCGATTGATATCGCCTCCATACCCGCAACCATAGTCAAAAAAATTCGTATCGGGAACAAATAAACCTGCTTCTAATGCCAATCTTACTGGACGAGACAGATCGTGACGCACAATTGCTGCTTTATGGCGTTCTATCCTGGGTAAGAAATCACCCAATTTAACCAGTTCATGTCCTTCAACGCTGACTCTGTACTGCGCTAAGCGATCTTCCCATCCCTGACGATTTCCGATTCCACTAGGGTTACCCAGCAAGCCTATAGTTTCTTGAGCGCGAGTTAAAGATGCAAATGACTCATAAAGAGGATAATTTTGACTGACAAAGGTTTCTTTTCGGTGTAAAATAGGGGGATTATCCGCACTGCTGTAATCTCGATAACCGACTTCCAGAGTCTGAAGATCTACTTGAATGCTAGCTTGTAGTGCTGGATGAGGATCTGTATCGAAATCTGGATAAAAAAGATAGGATATTTTCGGTTTATCGGTGCTGAACTTGATGATAGTATGCTTTGCTAACTTAGGCGCGACCGATCTTGCTCTTTGTTCGTATTCCTGAAGGAGAGGATCGAGGTGAGATACAGCGCAAATATGAATGTAAAAAGCGTTGGGTAACAGCTTTCCCACCTGACGATTGGCGCAGCAATTAGCGATCACGTTTAAGTCAGGAATTCGATCTCCCGATTGGGGATGGTTAGAGTTGCGATCGTCAAGTGCGTTCATTCACCGAAGGTTCAACTTTTTAACCTTCAACTAGAGTATCAGGATTGAGGACATCTGCGATCGCATAGGGATATGGTTGGCGGAAATTGTTCGCTTCAACTATCTATAATTATCTTGAGAATATGCTAAATAACCCAAGTTGCTAACGATCGATTGA
Above is a window of Merismopedia glauca CCAP 1448/3 DNA encoding:
- a CDS encoding DNA phosphorothioation-associated putative methyltransferase, which gives rise to MNALDDRNSNHPQSGDRIPDLNVIANCCANRQVGKLLPNAFYIHICAVSHLDPLLQEYEQRARSVAPKLAKHTIIKFSTDKPKISYLFYPDFDTDPHPALQASIQVDLQTLEVGYRDYSSADNPPILHRKETFVSQNYPLYESFASLTRAQETIGLLGNPSGIGNRQGWEDRLAQYRVSVEGHELVKLGDFLPRIERHKAAIVRHDLSRPVRLALEAGLFVPDTNFFDYGCGYGGDINRIADLGYVSNGWDPYYSPDTPRIAADIVNIGYVINVIEDQNERREALIKAWELTQKVLVVSAQVLISDSRRGVMAYGDGIITSRNTFQKYYEQEELKNYIDQVLLVHCIPAGLGVYFVFRAETTAETFRASRFRSRTTTPRVRVPLKQFADYEQLLTPLMNFVTERGRLPQNGELPQEAEIKAEFGSLRRAFQVILQVTEPSEWDEISDRRRVDLLVYLALTQFGDRPKLSQFTPTVQADFKGLFGSYKQAGLLADTMLFSLSNQEAIAQACHHSVIGKKLPNSLQVHISAISALAPILRLYEGCASRTIGRLEQANVIKFHAKKPKISYFYYPDFDLTPHPTLQMSMQIDLRDLQVIYREYEPDEDPPILHYKSALVTPDYPEYESLVKLTFQEEDWGLLDDWRSISHLSGWLKCLEEHCTMLKGYKLSRCKDADPYKLKVLRSAVQSRQQKRYRTKGD